The Algoriphagus sp. TR-M9 genome has a window encoding:
- a CDS encoding DUF4407 domain-containing protein translates to MNNLTRFFWFCSGANLSILKRSPTESNKYIGIGATVFFTGVLAALAAGYALFTVFQTLLPAVCFGILWGLMIFNLDRFIVSSMRKKESSWSEWKLAIPRLVLAVLLALVISKPLELKMFEREINRKIDEKRIEFITASKENLAKGFPEIDELESKITDLQAEITSFEAYRNQLQDEYDAERFGEKTASTSGIVGLGTNAKKKEEQLDAAQVELVKLRERNQVRIDTLEAQIRQFIALRQAEFEKQQPGIEGFDGLAARMDALSVLTSESAAMALANTFIMLLFIAIETAPIFVKLISPRGPYDEYLELHEDKVKLFKGEKWTFSKGESEARVDYFQGTHFYATELEKEKTNRKNKTQTEAELAELEGKWNNDV, encoded by the coding sequence ATGAATAATCTTACGCGTTTTTTTTGGTTTTGTAGTGGAGCTAATTTATCAATTTTAAAACGCTCGCCTACAGAGTCAAATAAATACATTGGTATAGGAGCTACTGTGTTTTTCACCGGGGTACTGGCTGCACTTGCGGCTGGTTACGCTTTGTTTACGGTTTTCCAGACCCTTTTGCCAGCAGTTTGCTTTGGCATACTCTGGGGACTAATGATTTTCAATCTGGATAGATTTATTGTGTCGAGTATGAGGAAAAAGGAGAGTTCCTGGTCGGAGTGGAAATTAGCTATTCCTAGGCTTGTGCTGGCAGTTTTATTGGCTTTGGTGATTTCAAAACCCCTAGAGCTCAAAATGTTTGAAAGGGAAATCAACCGGAAAATCGATGAGAAAAGAATTGAGTTTATCACCGCATCCAAGGAAAATTTGGCCAAAGGATTCCCGGAAATTGATGAACTGGAGTCAAAAATAACTGACCTGCAAGCAGAGATTACCTCTTTCGAAGCTTACAGAAACCAACTTCAAGATGAATATGATGCTGAGCGATTTGGTGAGAAAACAGCCAGCACCAGCGGGATAGTAGGATTAGGTACCAATGCCAAGAAAAAGGAAGAACAGCTGGATGCGGCCCAGGTAGAATTGGTAAAACTAAGGGAAAGAAACCAAGTGAGAATTGATACTCTGGAGGCACAGATCAGACAGTTTATAGCATTGAGACAGGCAGAATTTGAAAAGCAACAGCCAGGTATAGAAGGTTTTGATGGCTTGGCGGCAAGGATGGATGCTTTAAGTGTGCTCACTTCAGAAAGTGCCGCAATGGCCTTGGCCAATACCTTTATCATGTTACTTTTTATAGCAATTGAAACAGCCCCGATTTTTGTAAAACTGATTTCTCCCCGTGGTCCTTATGATGAATACTTGGAACTTCACGAGGACAAGGTGAAGCTCTTCAAAGGTGAAAAATGGACCTTTTCCAAAGGAGAGTCAGAGGCAAGGGTGGACTATTTTCAGGGGACACACTTTTACGCTACTGAGTTGGAAAAAGAAAAAACCAACCGTAAAAATAAAACCCAAACTGAAGCTGAACTTGCAGAGTTAGAAGGGAAGTGGAATAATGATGTCTAA
- a CDS encoding DUF5995 family protein, translating into MKTIDEVLEKMDEIVQECKSGDSRIGYFAILYRQVTRRIQDGIVAGEFEDNPRMERLDVLFAGRFIDAYEDYKVGNKPTESWFLAFEASKAKKHLVLQHLFLGINAHINLDLGISAADTMGKEPLEGIERDFNLINAILAELVDGVKENIAKVSPIFGLLIPLAKGRDEMLLNFSIQLARDGAWKYAGEYYECEDRAASIRERDSNIAKLASKLINPGKFLSFIIKIVGFAEWKSVVKTMDQLDVVVKKVQTI; encoded by the coding sequence ATGAAAACTATCGATGAAGTACTGGAAAAAATGGATGAAATCGTGCAGGAATGCAAGTCCGGTGATTCCAGAATCGGCTATTTTGCTATCCTATACAGACAGGTAACCCGAAGAATACAGGATGGGATTGTCGCCGGGGAATTTGAAGACAATCCACGAATGGAAAGACTGGATGTACTTTTCGCAGGTAGATTTATAGACGCCTACGAAGATTATAAAGTGGGCAATAAACCAACAGAAAGCTGGTTTTTGGCATTTGAAGCCAGCAAAGCCAAAAAACACCTGGTCCTGCAGCACCTTTTCTTGGGTATCAATGCCCATATCAATCTAGACCTCGGCATCTCTGCTGCAGACACCATGGGTAAGGAGCCGCTAGAAGGAATAGAACGGGACTTTAATTTGATCAATGCGATTTTGGCAGAGCTGGTCGATGGAGTGAAGGAAAATATCGCGAAGGTTTCGCCGATCTTCGGTCTGCTCATCCCTCTCGCCAAAGGTCGAGATGAAATGTTACTTAACTTCTCCATTCAATTGGCTAGAGATGGAGCCTGGAAATATGCAGGCGAATATTATGAATGCGAAGACCGAGCAGCATCGATTCGGGAAAGGGATTCCAACATAGCTAAACTCGCTTCCAAACTCATCAATCCGGGAAAATTTCTATCTTTTATAATCAAAATAGTCGGGTTTGCCGAATGGAAGTCAGTAGTCAAAACCATGGACCAACTAGATGTGGTGGTCAAAAAAGTTCAAACAATTTAG
- a CDS encoding VIT1/CCC1 transporter family protein has protein sequence MNESYLHQESKYFKKLQEYLPEFVYGGIDGAVTTFAVVAGGFGADLDPGIIIILGFANLLADGFSMSVGAYLSSKSDNENYKKHEQIERWEIENLPDTEREEIAEIYRAKGFEGELLEKVVDKITSNKELWVAEMMKDELNLLEDEKSPFKTGLATFISFIIVGFIPLLVYLWTFFYPMDINVFLWTSVLTGLAFVVVGVLKSIVNQTSVVKSVAETLALGVLAAVVAFYVGDILESFFIK, from the coding sequence ATGAACGAAAGCTACCTACACCAAGAGAGTAAATATTTCAAAAAACTCCAGGAGTACCTGCCTGAATTTGTATATGGGGGCATAGATGGAGCTGTGACCACCTTTGCGGTGGTAGCAGGTGGTTTTGGGGCGGATTTAGACCCTGGAATCATTATTATCTTAGGATTCGCCAATCTTCTTGCAGACGGATTTTCTATGTCCGTAGGCGCCTATCTTTCGTCGAAAAGTGACAATGAAAACTACAAGAAACACGAGCAAATAGAGCGCTGGGAAATAGAAAACCTACCTGATACCGAGCGGGAAGAAATCGCTGAAATCTATAGAGCTAAGGGATTTGAAGGAGAGCTACTGGAAAAAGTTGTGGATAAGATCACCTCCAACAAGGAACTTTGGGTAGCCGAAATGATGAAGGATGAACTCAATTTGCTAGAAGATGAAAAAAGCCCCTTCAAAACCGGACTGGCCACTTTCATATCATTTATCATCGTAGGTTTTATTCCCTTACTGGTTTATCTCTGGACTTTCTTCTACCCTATGGATATCAATGTTTTTCTTTGGACTAGTGTGCTTACCGGTTTGGCATTTGTGGTAGTGGGTGTCCTCAAGTCCATTGTCAATCAAACTTCGGTGGTCAAGAGCGTGGCAGAAACACTGGCTCTGGGAGTTTTGGCTGCGGTGGTAGCCTTTTACGTGGGAGATATTTTAGAAAGTTTCTTCATCAAATAA
- a CDS encoding dipeptidase yields the protein MKKILIIIGVLALIYFVATLTIPPYIEQQRNPVKTAPPYQVSTEAQALYNRLDFIADLHCDALLWGRDLTERGTRGQVDFPRMREANVALEMFTIVSKSPAGQNMQSNSSEAFDNITPLTIAKGESPANWFSLINRTLSQSRQLKEFAEEDGQTIFVRDKADLQQLLEARKSNPKVIGAMLGIEGAHALEGSLANLDKVIEAGVRMIGLTHFFDNELGGSAHGETLAGLTDFGKEVVRKMNENGIFVDLAHCSPAIVDDVLNMSTAPVIVSHTGVQGILDSQRNLSDTQIRKIAAQGGIIGIAFFDGAVGTPELPNIIASIKHVRDLVGIEYVALGSDYDGSVAVPFDVTGLPLLVDGLMKAGFTEAEIKAVMGENVKRFFLENLR from the coding sequence ATGAAGAAAATATTAATTATCATCGGGGTCCTCGCACTTATTTACTTTGTCGCCACACTCACTATCCCTCCTTACATAGAGCAACAAAGAAACCCGGTCAAGACTGCTCCTCCCTACCAGGTTTCCACAGAAGCTCAGGCCTTATATAATAGACTGGATTTTATAGCAGACCTCCACTGTGATGCTTTGCTCTGGGGCAGAGATTTGACAGAGCGAGGCACCCGAGGTCAGGTGGACTTCCCGAGAATGCGCGAAGCCAACGTAGCATTGGAGATGTTCACCATAGTTTCGAAATCACCAGCTGGTCAAAACATGCAAAGTAATAGCTCGGAGGCATTCGACAATATCACCCCTCTGACCATCGCTAAAGGTGAATCCCCTGCCAATTGGTTTAGCCTAATCAACAGGACACTTTCCCAATCCCGACAACTCAAGGAATTTGCAGAAGAAGACGGACAAACTATTTTCGTCAGAGATAAAGCAGATTTACAGCAGCTACTGGAGGCTAGAAAATCAAACCCAAAAGTAATAGGCGCTATGCTAGGCATAGAAGGGGCTCATGCCTTAGAGGGGTCTCTAGCAAACCTGGACAAAGTCATAGAAGCTGGGGTACGTATGATCGGCCTGACCCACTTTTTTGACAATGAACTTGGAGGATCTGCTCATGGCGAAACCCTAGCAGGTTTGACAGATTTTGGTAAAGAAGTGGTGCGGAAAATGAACGAAAATGGAATATTCGTAGATCTTGCACACTGCTCACCGGCGATAGTAGACGATGTCCTGAATATGAGCACTGCCCCGGTGATCGTTTCCCACACCGGAGTGCAGGGGATTTTGGATTCGCAGAGAAATCTCAGCGATACCCAAATTCGAAAAATAGCTGCTCAAGGAGGAATTATAGGCATTGCTTTTTTTGATGGAGCCGTAGGCACTCCTGAGCTACCAAACATCATCGCCTCCATCAAGCATGTGCGAGACCTGGTAGGAATAGAATATGTGGCGTTAGGCTCTGACTATGATGGCTCGGTGGCTGTGCCCTTTGATGTCACTGGACTACCTTTACTGGTAGATGGATTGATGAAGGCAGGCTTTACAGAAGCAGAAATCAAGGCAGTGATGGGGGAAAACGTAAAACGATTCTTTCTTGAAAACCTGCGCTAG
- a CDS encoding glycosyltransferase family 4 protein, with protein sequence MIIYTYPVRTAFTDRDLEMISPEVKIKALEFTQSPVALPFYFVLQFFQLLWFLPRTTQYLCFFGGYHSVLPVWFGKVFGKKCTIQAGGTDCINMPEIGYGNFRKKWLRKATVYSFKNCSLILPVAESLVKQNYQYDPSISPKQGLLNLIPDLKTPIQVVHNGFDTEFWKNTDQDRLPNSFISVATGTSNQSRAIIKGYDLIEQLASLHPEYSFTLVGDPEYFSPYSNIRVLGKLPPADLLKLYNSHQFYLQLSTSEGFPNALGEAMACGCIPIGSAVGAIPEIIGNESLILVQKNFHVLTQIIKNLRHQELTEIQKHSQNQIQQNFSYSNRKKAILEILQFD encoded by the coding sequence ATGATCATCTACACATACCCTGTACGAACCGCTTTTACAGATCGAGATCTGGAGATGATCAGTCCTGAAGTGAAAATAAAGGCACTGGAGTTTACCCAAAGCCCAGTTGCACTTCCCTTCTACTTCGTTTTACAGTTTTTTCAATTGCTTTGGTTCCTCCCAAGAACAACCCAATACCTATGCTTCTTCGGTGGCTATCATTCAGTTTTGCCGGTTTGGTTTGGAAAAGTGTTTGGAAAAAAATGCACTATCCAGGCAGGTGGCACTGATTGTATCAACATGCCTGAAATCGGCTATGGAAACTTCCGCAAAAAATGGCTGCGAAAAGCGACTGTATACAGTTTCAAAAACTGCTCCTTGATTTTGCCTGTAGCTGAATCCTTGGTCAAACAAAACTACCAGTACGACCCTTCTATTTCTCCCAAGCAGGGGCTTCTAAATCTAATACCAGATCTCAAAACTCCAATCCAAGTCGTACATAACGGTTTTGATACAGAGTTCTGGAAAAATACAGATCAAGACCGGCTACCCAACTCCTTTATTTCTGTAGCCACCGGTACATCCAATCAATCCAGAGCAATCATTAAGGGGTATGATCTTATAGAACAGCTGGCCTCTCTTCACCCGGAATATTCATTTACCTTAGTAGGCGACCCGGAATATTTTTCACCCTACTCTAACATTCGTGTATTGGGGAAATTGCCGCCGGCGGATTTACTGAAATTATATAATTCGCATCAGTTCTACCTACAGCTTTCCACCTCAGAGGGTTTTCCCAATGCACTGGGTGAAGCTATGGCTTGTGGATGCATACCCATTGGATCGGCCGTGGGAGCAATACCGGAAATCATCGGAAACGAGTCACTCATCCTAGTGCAGAAGAACTTCCACGTGCTCACCCAAATTATAAAAAACCTGAGGCATCAGGAGCTGACTGAAATCCAAAAGCATTCTCAAAATCAAATCCAGCAAAACTTCAGCTATTCAAATCGAAAAAAAGCCATTCTGGAAATTTTGCAATTCGACTAG
- the leuS gene encoding leucine--tRNA ligase has product MAEYNFKDIEKKWQAYWENNQTFLAKVNPDKPKFYSLDMFPYPSGAGLHVGHPLGYIASDIVSRFKKLKGFNVLHPMGYDSFGLPAEQYAIQTGQHPAITTEQNIKRYTEQLKNIGFAFDWSKEVRTSNPDYYKWTQWIFMQLFNSYYDQDADKALSIDSLISRFEKEGNSNVKAVCDDETPKFTAEKWNAFSEKEKQEMLLKYRLTFLAETTVNWCAALGTVLSNDEVKDGFSERGGHPVERKKMMQWSMRITAYADRLLKGLDKLDWSEPIKEMQRNWIGKSIGAEVIFQVKDSEETIKVFTTRVDTIYGVTYLALAPESDLAAALITEDQREKAEAYIEVAKNRSERERMSDVKTISGAFTGSYAINPFNGEEIQIWVADYVLAGYGTGAVMAVPAHDERDYNFAKHFDLEIRQVIDGSMEEGSFPGKGGLIINSGFISNLYMKDAMNKAIEFLEEKGIGKGKIQYRMRDAIFTRQRYWGEPLPVYFKDGLPYLIAEKDLPLVLPEVDKYLPTEDGEPPLARAKDWNYKTAEGQFPLERSTMPGWAGSSWYFFRYTDPKNETTFADKAKTDYWGAVDLYIGGSEHATGHLLYSRFWTKFLYDLGVVSIDEPFQKMINQGMIQGRSNFVYRVKGTNQFVSKGLKDQYDTFEMHVDVNIVYNDQLNLDKFKAWRPDLADAEFILEDGKYICGAEVEKMSKSKYNVVNPDDIIERYGADTLRLYEMFLGPLEQFKPWNTNGIDGVFKFLRKLWNLYHTNSGEFQVSDAEPSKEEYKALHKAIKKMEEDMANFSFNTSVSSFMICVNELTALKSNKRKILEPLALLVSPYSPHIAEELWSLLGHETSITEATFPAFDESYLKESAFEYPVMINGKMRAKLNLDLSLSKDEIQEAALADETVQKWLEGKAPKKIIIVPGKIVNLVI; this is encoded by the coding sequence ATGGCGGAGTACAACTTTAAGGATATAGAGAAAAAATGGCAGGCTTACTGGGAAAACAACCAAACTTTCCTTGCCAAGGTAAATCCTGACAAACCTAAATTCTATTCTCTCGACATGTTCCCTTACCCATCCGGCGCTGGTCTCCATGTGGGACACCCACTGGGCTACATCGCCTCGGATATTGTCAGCAGATTCAAAAAACTAAAGGGTTTCAACGTTCTTCACCCAATGGGTTACGACAGTTTTGGTCTACCGGCTGAACAGTATGCTATCCAAACTGGTCAACATCCTGCTATTACTACTGAGCAAAATATCAAACGCTACACCGAGCAACTAAAGAATATTGGGTTTGCATTCGACTGGAGCAAAGAAGTGAGAACTTCCAATCCAGACTATTATAAATGGACGCAGTGGATCTTCATGCAGCTTTTCAACAGCTATTACGATCAGGATGCTGACAAAGCATTGTCCATTGACTCATTGATTTCTAGGTTTGAAAAAGAAGGAAATTCGAATGTGAAAGCAGTTTGTGACGACGAGACTCCAAAGTTTACTGCAGAAAAATGGAATGCTTTCTCCGAAAAGGAAAAGCAGGAAATGCTCCTGAAATACAGACTCACTTTCCTGGCTGAAACCACCGTAAACTGGTGTGCTGCTTTGGGGACGGTACTTTCCAACGACGAAGTGAAAGACGGATTCTCTGAGCGAGGCGGACATCCTGTCGAGCGCAAGAAAATGATGCAGTGGTCCATGCGAATCACGGCCTATGCTGACCGCTTGTTAAAAGGGCTGGATAAATTAGATTGGTCTGAGCCGATCAAGGAAATGCAGCGAAACTGGATTGGTAAATCCATCGGTGCGGAAGTGATTTTCCAGGTGAAAGATTCTGAAGAAACTATCAAAGTCTTCACCACACGTGTGGATACTATTTATGGTGTCACCTATTTGGCTTTGGCTCCAGAATCTGATCTGGCGGCCGCACTGATCACAGAAGATCAACGGGAAAAAGCTGAGGCCTACATAGAAGTAGCAAAAAACCGCTCCGAACGTGAGCGCATGAGTGATGTCAAAACCATCTCTGGCGCATTCACAGGATCCTATGCGATCAATCCTTTCAACGGAGAAGAAATCCAGATCTGGGTAGCTGATTACGTTTTGGCGGGCTATGGAACTGGCGCTGTAATGGCCGTGCCAGCGCATGACGAGCGGGATTACAACTTTGCGAAGCACTTCGATCTGGAAATCAGACAAGTGATCGATGGCTCCATGGAAGAAGGATCTTTCCCTGGAAAAGGCGGTTTGATTATCAATTCTGGCTTCATTTCGAATCTTTACATGAAAGATGCCATGAACAAAGCCATTGAGTTCTTGGAAGAAAAAGGAATAGGAAAAGGCAAAATCCAATACAGAATGCGGGACGCGATTTTCACCCGTCAGCGCTATTGGGGCGAGCCACTACCTGTTTATTTCAAAGATGGGCTTCCATACTTAATAGCAGAAAAAGACCTGCCTTTGGTTTTGCCGGAGGTAGATAAATACCTGCCAACTGAGGACGGAGAGCCTCCACTTGCCAGAGCAAAAGATTGGAACTACAAAACTGCTGAAGGTCAATTTCCTTTGGAAAGAAGCACCATGCCAGGTTGGGCAGGATCCAGCTGGTATTTCTTCAGATACACCGATCCGAAGAATGAAACTACCTTTGCTGACAAAGCAAAAACAGATTACTGGGGTGCTGTAGATTTATACATCGGAGGATCTGAGCATGCAACCGGACACTTATTGTATTCCAGATTTTGGACCAAATTCCTATATGATCTTGGAGTAGTGAGCATAGACGAGCCATTCCAAAAGATGATCAACCAAGGCATGATCCAGGGTAGATCAAACTTTGTGTATCGTGTTAAAGGAACCAATCAATTTGTGAGCAAAGGATTGAAAGATCAGTACGACACTTTTGAAATGCATGTGGACGTGAATATCGTTTACAACGATCAATTAAACTTGGATAAATTCAAAGCCTGGAGACCTGATTTGGCAGATGCTGAATTCATCCTGGAAGACGGCAAGTACATCTGCGGAGCTGAAGTGGAAAAAATGTCCAAATCCAAGTACAACGTCGTGAATCCTGATGACATCATCGAGCGATATGGCGCAGATACCCTGAGATTGTACGAGATGTTCTTGGGGCCTTTGGAGCAATTCAAGCCTTGGAATACCAACGGCATTGATGGGGTTTTCAAGTTCCTCCGCAAGCTTTGGAATCTATACCACACCAACTCCGGTGAGTTCCAGGTTTCAGACGCTGAGCCAAGCAAGGAAGAATACAAAGCCCTACACAAAGCCATCAAGAAGATGGAGGAAGACATGGCCAACTTCTCGTTCAACACCTCTGTGTCCAGCTTTATGATTTGTGTAAACGAACTCACAGCTCTGAAAAGCAACAAACGTAAGATCCTAGAACCACTGGCACTATTGGTATCACCTTATTCCCCGCATATTGCTGAAGAACTTTGGAGCTTATTAGGTCATGAAACCTCCATCACGGAAGCTACCTTCCCGGCTTTTGACGAAAGCTATTTGAAGGAAAGTGCTTTCGAATATCCGGTGATGATCAATGGTAAGATGCGGGCAAAGCTTAATCTAGACCTTTCACTTTCCAAAGATGAGATCCAGGAAGCTGCCTTGGCCGATGAAACCGTTCAGAAATGGCTGGAAGGTAAAGCACCTAAGAAAATCATTATCGTTCCAGGCAAAATTGTGAACCTGGTAATATAA
- a CDS encoding 7-carboxy-7-deazaguanine synthase QueE — MNTKELVAKGLELPLMEAFYTIQGEGRFTGHPAYFIRLGGCDVGCVWCDVKESWEAGKWPVLAIEKIVEDALAYPGRLVVITGGEPLMYDLGPLTSLLKSKGFTTNIETSGAHPFSGDFDWVCFSPKKFKKPHPSIYQQADELKVVVFHQSDFAFAEEHAELVNSNCELRLQPEWSKAEKFTPVIIDFAKNHPKWKISLQTHKFMDIP, encoded by the coding sequence ATGAATACGAAGGAGTTAGTAGCGAAAGGATTGGAGCTTCCGTTGATGGAGGCTTTTTACACCATACAAGGAGAAGGAAGATTTACCGGGCATCCCGCTTATTTTATCCGGCTGGGAGGCTGTGATGTGGGATGTGTTTGGTGTGATGTCAAAGAATCCTGGGAGGCTGGCAAGTGGCCGGTTTTAGCCATAGAAAAGATTGTAGAAGATGCCTTGGCTTATCCGGGTAGGTTAGTTGTGATCACTGGTGGTGAGCCATTGATGTATGATTTGGGGCCTTTGACGTCACTTTTGAAATCCAAAGGATTTACTACTAATATTGAGACCTCAGGAGCTCACCCATTTTCGGGTGATTTTGACTGGGTTTGCTTTTCTCCCAAGAAATTCAAAAAACCGCATCCATCCATTTATCAGCAGGCAGACGAACTGAAAGTGGTGGTCTTTCACCAAAGTGATTTTGCTTTTGCAGAAGAGCATGCGGAGCTGGTAAATTCTAATTGTGAACTACGTCTCCAACCTGAGTGGAGTAAGGCCGAAAAGTTTACGCCTGTGATCATTGATTTTGCAAAAAATCACCCAAAATGGAAAATTTCGCTTCAAACTCATAAATTTATGGACATACCCTAA
- a CDS encoding OmpA family protein encodes MRPVLLFFLFFINLSAAFCQSYSIIDGKAIRMYQEAEDLTLSRQYDAAIDKYKDAIKREASFVEAYVKLAQLQITMGMLDDAEATAVAGKSRLGNPKATTKHKADIGWVFTNLYLKQGEFLKAYEEFQQTDPLFDADFKNTGYYVEMKEQMDFLSDHLAGAQQIEKEMLASPLNEFQLQYFPVLTANGEQILFTKRDGVGNNDKEDIFMSFMSPDGGWTKPEGIADAINSPYNEGTCSITADGNILIYTSCDAPDTEGSCDLYIAYKQNGRWQRPKNMGKNVNSRSWDSQPSLSADGRILFFSSNRKGGYGGNDIWYTVMQNDGSWSVAANLGDTVNTPKDEISPFMFFNNEILFFSSNGHPGFGGMDIQLSRVKEGEFTAPENLGMAINDQLDQVALFITAQKDYAYFTELSTGEKEHDRSLLYRFKFPEEIYLGENLTVTEGQVFNSKTGEPIEANLSLVSLTNDSTLYQFKSDGKTGDFMMLYPDKAISGLYVEKKGYLPKIYNVERDKIQNVKDLKVELVPVASGEEFVFENVFFEFDDYSLKNESVSSLKRLVKFLGENPNVNILITGHTDNVGSAAYNLNLSLQRAKSVQEFLMESGIHQGRAMVEGKGDKLPMVPNNTPENQALNRRITIKVL; translated from the coding sequence ATGCGCCCTGTTTTACTGTTCTTTTTGTTTTTTATCAACCTTTCGGCAGCCTTTTGCCAGAGCTATTCCATTATAGATGGGAAAGCAATCAGGATGTATCAAGAAGCCGAAGATCTTACACTATCTAGACAGTACGACGCAGCAATAGATAAATATAAGGATGCCATCAAGCGGGAGGCCTCTTTTGTGGAGGCTTATGTGAAGCTGGCGCAGCTGCAGATTACGATGGGTATGCTGGACGATGCCGAAGCTACTGCGGTGGCTGGAAAATCCAGACTTGGAAACCCAAAAGCCACCACTAAGCATAAGGCCGATATCGGGTGGGTTTTCACCAATTTGTACTTAAAACAAGGAGAATTTCTGAAAGCCTATGAGGAGTTTCAGCAGACCGATCCACTTTTTGATGCGGACTTTAAAAACACGGGATATTATGTGGAAATGAAAGAACAGATGGATTTTCTGTCCGATCATCTAGCCGGGGCACAGCAGATAGAAAAGGAAATGCTAGCCTCGCCGCTTAATGAGTTCCAGCTCCAGTATTTTCCGGTTTTGACGGCAAATGGTGAGCAGATTTTGTTCACCAAAAGAGATGGTGTAGGTAATAATGACAAAGAGGATATTTTTATGTCATTCATGTCACCGGACGGTGGCTGGACAAAACCAGAAGGTATAGCGGATGCCATTAATTCACCATACAATGAAGGAACCTGCTCCATTACAGCAGATGGGAATATTCTGATTTACACCTCCTGCGATGCTCCGGATACCGAGGGCAGTTGTGATCTATACATTGCTTACAAGCAAAATGGAAGATGGCAGAGACCCAAAAACATGGGCAAAAATGTGAACTCCAGGTCATGGGATTCCCAGCCTTCACTCTCGGCAGATGGAAGAATTTTGTTTTTTTCTTCCAATCGAAAGGGAGGGTATGGAGGCAATGATATTTGGTATACTGTAATGCAGAATGACGGTTCTTGGTCTGTGGCAGCAAACCTAGGTGATACGGTGAATACTCCGAAAGATGAGATTTCTCCTTTTATGTTTTTCAACAATGAAATTTTGTTTTTCTCATCTAACGGGCACCCTGGCTTCGGAGGAATGGATATACAGCTTTCACGCGTGAAGGAAGGGGAGTTTACCGCTCCAGAAAACTTAGGCATGGCGATCAACGACCAGTTAGATCAGGTCGCACTTTTCATCACAGCTCAGAAGGATTACGCCTATTTCACTGAACTGAGTACAGGTGAGAAGGAGCATGACCGCTCCTTACTCTACCGTTTCAAGTTTCCCGAGGAAATATACCTGGGCGAGAACCTGACAGTCACAGAGGGGCAGGTTTTTAACTCCAAAACCGGAGAACCTATTGAGGCTAATTTATCGCTTGTATCATTGACAAATGACAGCACGCTTTACCAGTTTAAGTCTGACGGTAAAACTGGCGATTTCATGATGTTATATCCAGATAAGGCTATTTCGGGTCTATATGTGGAGAAAAAAGGCTATTTGCCAAAGATCTACAATGTAGAGCGGGATAAAATTCAAAATGTAAAAGACCTCAAAGTAGAATTGGTGCCGGTGGCCTCAGGAGAGGAGTTTGTCTTTGAAAATGTCTTCTTTGAGTTTGATGATTATAGCTTAAAAAATGAGTCGGTTTCTTCGCTAAAGCGATTGGTGAAATTTCTAGGAGAAAATCCGAATGTGAACATTTTGATCACCGGACACACGGATAATGTGGGCTCCGCCGCATACAATTTGAACCTGAGTCTACAGCGTGCTAAAAGTGTACAAGAATTTCTGATGGAGAGCGGAATTCACCAGGGACGTGCGATGGTGGAGGGAAAGGGGGATAAATTGCCTATGGTTCCCAATAACACACCGGAAAATCAAGCCTTAAATCGTAGGATAACCATTAAGGTACTTTAA
- a CDS encoding 6-pyruvoyl trahydropterin synthase family protein: protein MIYVCRKEHFNAAHKLWNPNWSDERNVEVFGPCANVNWHGHNFELIVMVKGLPDPETGFVVDLKKLSTIIRTLVIDKVDHKNLNVDVDFMQGKLASCENLVMEFWKILEPAVKEITSQGGLHKLTLYETPRNFVEYFGE from the coding sequence ATGATTTACGTTTGCCGAAAAGAACATTTTAATGCTGCCCACAAACTTTGGAACCCGAACTGGTCGGATGAGAGAAATGTGGAGGTTTTCGGGCCTTGTGCCAATGTCAACTGGCATGGGCATAACTTTGAGCTGATCGTGATGGTAAAGGGATTGCCAGATCCGGAAACCGGCTTCGTGGTGGACCTGAAAAAACTCAGTACCATTATCCGAACTCTAGTCATTGATAAGGTGGACCATAAGAACCTAAATGTGGACGTAGATTTTATGCAGGGCAAATTAGCCAGCTGTGAAAATCTGGTAATGGAGTTTTGGAAAATATTAGAGCCAGCAGTAAAGGAGATAACCTCTCAGGGTGGGCTCCATAAGCTTACGCTCTATGAGACACCGAGGAATTTTGTGGAGTACTTTGGTGAGTAA